From a region of the Paenibacillus sp. FSL R10-2734 genome:
- a CDS encoding ABC transporter ATP-binding protein, with translation MKEITIHRLEKKFGDVHALKAADLKIPAGSFTTLLGPSGCGKTTLLRLIAGLETPDAGEILLDEEFIFSGSNRISRPIHSRNFGMVFQDFALWPHLTVFENVAFGLRASKQKKDLRIRVQQALRSVKLEGLELRFPHQLSGGQQQRVAFARAVVTRPQLVLFDEPLSALDAVLRDEMRLELTSLVRNMGITALYVTHDQTEAMSMSDEVVVMQGGVILQAGSPEEIYRKPSHPFVAHFIGKSNWIVPDKQMLRPEHLRWTREDASSLPFKGIIRHVSYMGDRYEVILDMENRTAWTAYHDQRLPVGETIQLYASEHQIHHLN, from the coding sequence AAAAGAAGTTCGGAGATGTGCATGCCTTAAAGGCTGCAGATCTGAAGATTCCCGCTGGAAGCTTTACGACATTACTCGGTCCTTCAGGTTGTGGAAAGACAACACTACTCCGTCTGATTGCTGGGCTGGAAACACCGGATGCGGGAGAAATCCTATTGGATGAGGAGTTTATTTTCTCAGGCAGTAACAGAATTAGTCGCCCCATTCATAGCCGCAACTTTGGCATGGTCTTTCAAGATTTCGCACTCTGGCCGCATCTAACTGTCTTTGAGAATGTTGCCTTCGGACTTCGTGCCTCTAAGCAGAAGAAGGATCTACGGATTAGGGTTCAGCAAGCGCTTCGATCCGTAAAGCTGGAAGGCTTGGAGCTCCGCTTTCCCCATCAGCTGTCCGGTGGACAACAGCAACGGGTTGCTTTTGCCAGAGCCGTAGTTACTAGGCCCCAACTCGTATTGTTCGATGAGCCTTTAAGTGCACTGGATGCGGTCTTGCGAGATGAAATGAGGCTGGAGTTAACCTCCTTAGTGAGGAACATGGGCATTACCGCTCTGTATGTTACCCATGATCAAACCGAGGCGATGTCTATGTCAGATGAAGTCGTTGTGATGCAAGGTGGAGTTATTTTACAAGCAGGCTCTCCTGAGGAGATTTATCGAAAACCAAGTCATCCTTTTGTAGCCCACTTTATTGGAAAATCCAACTGGATCGTTCCTGATAAGCAAATGCTTCGTCCAGAACATTTACGTTGGACTCGGGAGGATGCTTCCTCTCTTCCTTTTAAAGGGATTATTCGACATGTGAGCTATATGGGTGATCGCTATGAGGTCATTCTGGACATGGAGAACCGAACTGCTTGGACAGCTTATCATGATCAACGTCTACCTGTTGGAGAAACAATCCAGCTCTACGCTTCTGAGCACCAGATCCATCACCTGAATTAA